AAATATACTGTCCTTCTGGCATGTATTTTTTGCTAGTCTTTTTTGTAGGCTGTTCAGGTAGTGGAGTATCCTTTAATAACGAAGTATAAATGCTCGAATATATTATCTCTTCTGTGGCTTGATAATTTTTTAATTCATAAACGCAGCCGTAAAAATTATCTACCACACTTTCTTTTGTCTCTAGAAGCAAAGCCAAGTCGCGCATGTATACATCTGGATTGCCATAAGGGGTAAGATCATCAGTGAAGAGATGTAGTTGTTCCTCTCCTTCAACAAAACGACTGTAAACTTTTCCACGAGGTTGTTTTACTAACATATTTTGTTCTTTAATTTGATTTTTACGATGATCAAGTATTTTTTGTGCATGTCGAAGCTGCGCGATTTCTTTATCAATTTTTTCTGTTTGTTCTTCAAAAAAAGGTAACATCTCAGCGACATCTTTTTTCATAATTTCCTTAATTTGATATAACGGGGTATCAATATACTTTAAATATTTTATGATATCTAGGTAAAAAAACTGCTTTTCATGATAATATCTATAGTGCGTCGTAGGGTCTACCGAAGCAGGGGTAAATAAACCGATCCGGTCATAATATCTTAAGGTTTCAATGGAGACATTATTTAACTTAGCGACTTCTCCTATAGAATATAATTTACGCATATCGTTCTCTCCTCTAATTCATTGTGTCTTCCATTACTGTCGGACCTTTTTAGGTATCAAAAAGTTCGCCGCGCAATGCTTTGATATAACGCTCAGCAGATTTTTGAACAGAGTCGTCCGCATTCTCTTTTATAACTTTATCGAAGGCATTATACAGTCTATGAAATGATAGTCTATTAGTATATTTAGCCATGCTTTGCACCTTTTCAGCCGGTAACGGAATCAAGTTAGGGTAACTATACATAAAACTCACCCACTGCTGGTCAACTACAATCTGTATGATATCCCCCGTAAAAAGTATCCCACCATTGTTATTTTTCCAATGTAGGATAGTTCCACCTTTAAAATGCCCGCCTATACAATGTAAAGAAAGTTCTTCGGAAAGTTCTAGCGAATCTCCTGACCAAAATCTTATTTTATCACTCGGACGTGTGACCCACTTTCGGTCATTTTCATGAATGTAAATGGGAACATCAAAGACCTCGGCCCACTCCACTTGGGTAGAATAGTAATGAGGATGAGAAAGAGCGATGGCATCTAAGCCACCTTTTTCTTTGATGTTTTCAATCGTTATATCATCTAAGTAGGTAATACAATCCCACAAAATATTAAAGCCCTTGCTTTGAATGAGGTAGGCCGTTTGCCCAATCGCAAACTTAGGCTTCGTTGTTATCCCATAGACACCTTCTTCTTTATATTCGATTTCATTAGTAAACTTTTGGCATTGTTGCATTTCTTCCAATGTCGTCCACTTTTGTCCTGAAGCCGGTACGTATTGTCTTTGATCGTCACAAATTTTACAATTTTCTGGATAGCCATTAGATAGAAAATACTGAGCCCCGCAAGTAGCGCAAATATAGTGTGCCATTTTTTTCATCCTTTCGTTAAATCATAAGGTGTAAAGCGAAATAAAAGCCACTGTAAGCCGTATAAGATACTTTTTTCGAAATTTTTTACAAATTGTACTTCACAATCGTTAGGATGAGAAGTAAATGAAAAACTGTTATTCAACTCTTCTAGAAGTTGTTTTTCAATAGAATTTGGTATAGACAAAATAAATGTGCTTGGTGCTAGTGCAACATTATAAAATGAAACTAATTCCACTGTTCGTTTCAGTAAAGCTATATCATCTTCAGGAACCCCATTATCAATAAAAGTAGGAAAATATTTTGCTTCACCAGCCAAGGAATGATTTCCTTCAATTAAAGTATTTTTCATAAAGATTGAAATACCCGGCATACTCTTAGGTGGAAAATAAATACCAACAAAAGGACCTTCAGAAGACAAATTTTCCAAAATACAGTGTCCAATCGTCAATAAATGGACATCATTTTGAACATCATAAGGAATATCGGTAACCGATTTTATCAATTCATCAATCGGCCATTGGTCAAAATTTTCATACCAGCTAGATTTTATAATCCCTTCATCAACTTTACCTGGTATAGAAATAGCAATTTTTTGTATATTAGCTTCTTTAGCTAATTGCTTTGACAAAATTTGTTGAAATACTTCGGTTGTACATGGAAAAAAACGGTCACAAGTCTTCTGTTGTACATTTTGTTCTAAATTAACAATATACGAATAGATAAATAAATCTCCATGACTTGCTACAATGGAAATTAGTAAAAATTTTAATCGGTCATAATTAAAATGATATTTTGTAGCAGGACGTCCAAATTCTCTTTGTACTTCATATTGCGCATAGACAAAGCGATTTTGTACGAGTTCTTTTAAAAGCGAATTAATCGTTACGATACTCAAATTGGTATAATCAACGAGATCAGAAGCAAAAAGGCTACGATTTTTAAAAAGAAGTTTTTTTATCATTGAAATATTTTTATCGCGAATAGGATTTTTACTCAAAGCTGTGCCTCCTCCCTTAAAAGCTATTGATAATAGTTATTGTATATTGAGCATAGCTGAAAGTAAATGATAGGAAAGCCGTTGACTTTACGATAACGGTTTGCTACTATCTAACTATACTTTATAAAGAGGGTTTAATAAATGGGTGAATAAAGTAATTAAAGCATATAGTAGTTTTTAAAAGAGAATTAATTATGAAGGCGATTTCTTAATTAATTCTCCTTCGATTATATTATAAACAAGGAGGAAAATTATGCCATCATTTATTTTTGACTTTAACGGAACACTAATTAGAGATTCACATGTTATGGAACAATCTTGGCGTAAATTTATTCAAGATCTTATTGGCCGAGAAGTTACTTCTGAAGAATTTGACCAAATTCATGGACGGACAAATCACTTAGTTTTTGAATATTTTTTAGGAAAAAAATTAACAGAGGCAGAAGGAGAAAAGTTAACCCAGCAAAAAGAAGCCGTTTATCGTGATCTATTGCTAAAAAGTCAACAGGCCAAATTAATCGATGGTGTAGCTGACTATCTTGATTTTCTAAAAGAAAATAAACAACCGATAAACATCGCAACGGTTTCACCTAAGGTTAACGTTGATTTCTTTTTTGATTTATTTCATTTGGAGCAATGGTTTGATTATGACAAGGTGGTTTATAACGATGGCACTTTAAAAAGTAAACCCGAACCTGATTTTTATGTTCAAGCCGCTCTAAATCTCAACGCTTCTCCTGATCAAATGATCGTTTTTGAGGACTCTTCTCTTGGTCTGCAAGGAGCTCATAACGCACAAGCCGAACACATCATTGCAATGGCAACCGATGATAATCACGAAAAACTACTTCAAACAGGTTTAATTGACTTTGTTATCGACGATTTTACGGATCCTCGGATTAAAAACATTATAGATTTTTACGATGAATAACTTTTAAAAAAGAGGCTAGTACCATTTGGGTATCAGCCTCTTCATATGTTCTATCTTCTATTAAAAGCGTAATCTTGCGCTTAGTTTCACGCCTTCTGGCATTTTTTCTTCTGGTAAGATATAAACTTTACCGTCAGCATTTAGTACGAAATTGACTAATTGGTAAAGAAAATCCGTACGATCGTTATCTTGATAAGCACCGTTACCATCAATAGATCCTGTTGGTTCGTAGTCTTCTTCAACAATCAGTTCTTCGATTTGTCCTTGCATTCCGCTTAATGCTAGGTCTTGTGGAATATCATCAATGCGATATTCTGGAGTTGTTTCTTCAAAACGCTCGACGAGGTCATCTTCTTGTTTTTGGATGATTTCTTCTTCTTTTTCTTTAACTCTTTCTTGAATTTGATCATCATGGAGTTGTGAAGCAGATTCGTCAATATTTTCATCAAATAAGTAATCATTTTCTGAAACTTCACGGAAAATGTTTTGATTTTCTTTTACACCAAATAAAATAAGTGGAAAACCTGTTTTATTTGAATAATTCCTTGCAATATAATGATCAACAGTACTGAAATAATGCTTCAAATCATATTGTTTATCGAAGATAATGTCATTATGCTCAGAATTAAAATCTCCAGTACCAGCTTCAGAAGTATCTTCAGAACCAAATTCAAGATCAGTACCTGTAGAATCAGCGCCTAATGCGTCATCTTGTGTAGCAGTAGCGTCTTCGTCATTTTTTTTCAAGTCAATTTCAAATAGCTGCCCGCCGCTTTTTTCAAGAAAACGTACGTCTTCTTGATTTAAAAGCAAGACATGATAATTTCTAGTGTATTGATAATTTTTGATTAATGGAAGTAAATTAGGACGTTGGTTAAAAGTAACGGCATTAACAGGTGGAACGTCTACATGATAGTAATAAGCATTATCTGTAGTAATATATAAAACTAGTCCACCATCTGAATCAACTAATTCATCTTCGTATTCACGCATAGCTTCAACTTGGTCAATTAGTGTCAAAGATTCATCACGATCAAATACTTCTGCTTCTTTAAGGTTTTTAGAAGCTTCGTCCAAAAGGTTTCTTACTTGTATTGTATCTTTATCAGAAGTGACATCTGTTACATGTAGTGGCATAGTTAAGGTAATAACTGCTTTTCCATCAAGATTTAATTTTTCGTTTGGAAAAGTGACTAATTTTTGCATTCTTTTGGTTACCTTCTTTCAATTAAAGTTCTGTTATAAAAACAGTAAGTTAACTTTAGTAGTTCTTATTTTATTTGTAAAATAAAAACCATTGAAATAATCAAATGAATTTTCTCCTCTTTATTTACCAAGATTTTGAAAATTTCTGATAAAAATTACTATTTTAAGTTAGTCACTTAAAAACTATTTAATAATGGAAATTATAATAACATATAGGTTGCTTTTTATATTACAAACAGAAAAAAGCTCTAGAATGAAATCATCCTAGAGCTTTCGTCTTCTCCTGCTCTGAAAATAAACAATAATTAATCATGAATTTTATTTTCATTTAAAAACTTGGCTGTTTCGGCAGCAAAATGATCAATTATCTCACTTTGACCGGTATCCATTGTAGCGATCGCTTGCATGTCTTTTTCGCTTAA
This region of Tetragenococcus osmophilus genomic DNA includes:
- a CDS encoding MerR family transcriptional regulator produces the protein MRKLYSIGEVAKLNNVSIETLRYYDRIGLFTPASVDPTTHYRYYHEKQFFYLDIIKYLKYIDTPLYQIKEIMKKDVAEMLPFFEEQTEKIDKEIAQLRHAQKILDHRKNQIKEQNMLVKQPRGKVYSRFVEGEEQLHLFTDDLTPYGNPDVYMRDLALLLETKESVVDNFYGCVYELKNYQATEEIIYSSIYTSLLKDTPLPEQPTKKTSKKYMPEGQYICICFKWSEACYLAYYKKLYDYIKQHHISTEGMVFEFSLPNRYFSYEEDDFITELRIKMKEEN
- a CDS encoding MBL fold metallo-hydrolase, whose product is MAHYICATCGAQYFLSNGYPENCKICDDQRQYVPASGQKWTTLEEMQQCQKFTNEIEYKEEGVYGITTKPKFAIGQTAYLIQSKGFNILWDCITYLDDITIENIKEKGGLDAIALSHPHYYSTQVEWAEVFDVPIYIHENDRKWVTRPSDKIRFWSGDSLELSEELSLHCIGGHFKGGTILHWKNNNGGILFTGDIIQIVVDQQWVSFMYSYPNLIPLPAEKVQSMAKYTNRLSFHRLYNAFDKVIKENADDSVQKSAERYIKALRGELFDT
- a CDS encoding ROK family protein → MSKNPIRDKNISMIKKLLFKNRSLFASDLVDYTNLSIVTINSLLKELVQNRFVYAQYEVQREFGRPATKYHFNYDRLKFLLISIVASHGDLFIYSYIVNLEQNVQQKTCDRFFPCTTEVFQQILSKQLAKEANIQKIAISIPGKVDEGIIKSSWYENFDQWPIDELIKSVTDIPYDVQNDVHLLTIGHCILENLSSEGPFVGIYFPPKSMPGISIFMKNTLIEGNHSLAGEAKYFPTFIDNGVPEDDIALLKRTVELVSFYNVALAPSTFILSIPNSIEKQLLEELNNSFSFTSHPNDCEVQFVKNFEKSILYGLQWLLFRFTPYDLTKG
- a CDS encoding HAD family hydrolase, which codes for MPSFIFDFNGTLIRDSHVMEQSWRKFIQDLIGREVTSEEFDQIHGRTNHLVFEYFLGKKLTEAEGEKLTQQKEAVYRDLLLKSQQAKLIDGVADYLDFLKENKQPINIATVSPKVNVDFFFDLFHLEQWFDYDKVVYNDGTLKSKPEPDFYVQAALNLNASPDQMIVFEDSSLGLQGAHNAQAEHIIAMATDDNHEKLLQTGLIDFVIDDFTDPRIKNIIDFYDE